One genomic window of Haemophilus haemolyticus includes the following:
- the prlC gene encoding oligopeptidase A, with translation MSNPLLNIQGLPPFSQIKPEHIQPAIEKLIQDCRDTIEQVLKQPYFTWENFILPLTETNDRLNRAWSPVSHLNSVKNSAELREAYQACLPLLSEYSTCVGQHKGLYNAYLALKNSAEFADYSIAQKKAIENSLRDFELSGIGLSEDKQQRYGEIVARLSELNSQFSNNVLDATMGWEKLIENEAELTGLPESALQAAQQSAESKGLKGYRFTLEIPSYLPVMTYCENRALREEMYRAYATRASEQGPNAGKWDNSKVMEEILTLRVELAKLLGFNTYTELSLTTKMAENPQQVLDFLDHLAERAKPQGEKELQELKDYCEKEFGVTELAPWDIGFYSEKQKQHLYAINDEELRPYFPENRVISGLFELIKRIFNIRAVELEGVDTWHKDVRFFDLIDENDQLRGSFYLDLYAREHKRGGAWMDDCIGRKRKQDGSIQTPVAYLTCNFNAPICNKPALFTHDEVTTLFHEFGHGIHHMLTQIDVSDVAGINGVPWDAVELPSQFMENWCWEEDALAFISGHYETGEPLPKEKLTQLLKAKNFQAAMFILRQLEFGIFDFRLHHTFDAEKTNQILETLKAVKSQVAVIKGVDWARTPHSFSHIFAGGYAAGYYSYLWAEVLSADAYSRFEEEGIFNPITGKSFLDEILTRGGSEEPMELFKRFRGREPQLDALLRHKGIMN, from the coding sequence ATATTCAACCGGCTATTGAAAAATTAATTCAAGATTGTCGTGATACGATAGAACAAGTGTTAAAACAACCGTACTTTACTTGGGAAAATTTCATTTTGCCTTTAACGGAAACCAATGATCGCTTAAATCGTGCTTGGTCACCCGTTTCTCATCTCAATTCAGTAAAAAATAGTGCTGAATTACGTGAAGCCTATCAAGCGTGCTTGCCTTTACTTTCTGAATACAGCACTTGTGTTGGTCAGCATAAAGGGCTTTATAATGCCTATTTAGCGTTAAAAAACAGCGCTGAATTTGCGGACTATTCGATTGCGCAAAAGAAAGCTATTGAAAATTCACTGCGTGATTTTGAACTTTCAGGTATCGGGCTTTCAGAAGATAAACAACAACGTTATGGCGAAATTGTGGCGCGCTTATCGGAATTAAATTCACAATTTAGCAATAACGTATTAGATGCCACAATGGGCTGGGAAAAACTCATTGAAAACGAAGCAGAACTTACAGGCTTACCTGAATCCGCACTGCAAGCAGCACAACAATCTGCCGAAAGTAAAGGATTAAAAGGCTATCGTTTTACGTTAGAAATCCCAAGTTATTTGCCTGTGATGACTTACTGCGAAAATCGTGCATTGCGTGAAGAAATGTACCGTGCTTATGCAACACGCGCCTCAGAGCAAGGCCCTAACGCAGGCAAATGGGACAACAGTAAGGTCATGGAGGAAATTCTTACATTACGCGTGGAATTGGCGAAATTACTCGGTTTTAATACTTACACCGAACTTTCACTTACCACCAAAATGGCAGAAAATCCACAACAAGTGCTTGATTTCTTAGATCATCTTGCCGAACGAGCTAAACCACAAGGCGAAAAAGAATTGCAAGAATTGAAAGATTACTGTGAAAAAGAATTTGGTGTCACTGAACTTGCACCTTGGGATATTGGTTTTTACAGCGAAAAACAAAAACAACATTTATACGCTATTAATGATGAAGAACTTCGCCCATATTTTCCTGAAAATCGCGTAATTTCAGGTTTATTTGAATTGATTAAACGCATTTTCAATATTCGTGCAGTTGAACTCGAAGGCGTGGATACTTGGCATAAAGATGTGCGCTTCTTTGATTTAATCGATGAAAATGATCAACTCCGTGGCAGTTTCTATCTTGATTTATATGCACGCGAACATAAACGTGGCGGTGCGTGGATGGACGATTGTATTGGACGCAAACGTAAACAGGATGGCAGCATTCAAACTCCTGTGGCTTATTTAACTTGCAACTTCAACGCCCCTATATGTAATAAACCAGCGTTATTTACGCACGATGAAGTTACCACGCTATTCCACGAATTTGGTCATGGAATTCATCATATGCTCACACAAATTGATGTATCCGATGTGGCGGGTATTAACGGTGTGCCTTGGGATGCCGTGGAATTACCAAGTCAATTTATGGAAAACTGGTGCTGGGAAGAAGATGCATTGGCGTTTATTTCAGGGCATTACGAAACAGGCGAGCCGTTGCCAAAAGAAAAACTCACGCAATTATTAAAAGCGAAAAATTTCCAAGCCGCGATGTTTATCTTGCGTCAGCTTGAATTTGGGATTTTTGATTTCCGTCTGCATCATACCTTTGATGCGGAAAAAACCAATCAAATTTTAGAAACACTTAAAGCGGTGAAATCACAAGTTGCCGTCATAAAAGGTGTAGATTGGGCGAGAACCCCGCATAGCTTCAGCCATATTTTTGCAGGGGGCTACGCCGCAGGTTATTACAGCTATTTATGGGCAGAAGTGTTATCGGCTGATGCTTATTCACGCTTTGAAGAAGAAGGTATTTTCAACCCAATCACTGGCAAATCATTCTTAGATGAAATTCTCACGCGTGGCGGCTCAGAAGAACCAATGGAACTCTTCAAACGCTTCCGTGGTCGTGAACCGCAATTAGATGCGTTATTAAGACATAAAGGAATTATGAACTAA
- a CDS encoding type I restriction-modification system subunit M, with amino-acid sequence MAAAIQQRAELQRRIWQIANDVRGSVDGWDFKQYVLGTLFYRFISENFANYIKGGDDSVNYSTFNDDDPIIAAIKEDTIKAKGYFIYPSQLFKNVVATANTNPNLNTDLKSIFTDIENSATGYPSEQDIKGLFADFDTTSNRLGNTVADKNSRLAAVLKGVAELDFGDFEDNHIDLFGDAYEFLISNYAANAGKSGGEFFTPQCVSKLIARLALYGQDKVNKIYDPAAGSGSLLLQAKKQFDEHIIEEGFFGQEINHTTYNLARMNMFLHNINYDKFDIALGNTLMNPQFGDDKPFDAIVSNPPYSVKWIGSDDPTLINDERFAPAGVLAPKSKADFAFILHALSYLSAKGRAAIVSFPGIFYRGGVEQKIRQYLVENNFVETVIALAPNLFYGTSIAVNILVLSKHKPNTQTQFIDASDLFKSATNNNLLEEEHIEQILKLFADKEDVPHLAKLVPIEEIAKNEYNLAVSSYVEQKDTREVINIDELNAEIRKTVANIDRLRAEIDKIVAEIEE; translated from the coding sequence ATGGCAGCAGCAATTCAACAACGCGCAGAACTTCAACGCCGTATTTGGCAAATCGCTAATGATGTACGTGGTTCCGTCGATGGTTGGGATTTTAAACAGTATGTTTTGGGTACACTTTTCTATCGTTTTATCAGTGAAAATTTTGCCAACTATATTAAAGGTGGAGATGATAGCGTTAATTATTCTACTTTTAATGATGACGACCCTATTATTGCAGCCATCAAAGAAGATACCATCAAAGCAAAAGGCTATTTTATTTACCCAAGCCAATTATTTAAAAATGTCGTGGCGACAGCCAATACTAATCCGAATTTAAATACAGATCTGAAAAGCATTTTTACTGATATCGAAAACTCCGCTACTGGCTATCCTTCCGAACAAGATATTAAAGGCTTATTTGCCGATTTTGATACCACCAGCAACCGCTTGGGCAATACCGTTGCTGATAAAAACAGCCGTCTAGCTGCGGTATTAAAAGGCGTTGCCGAGTTAGATTTTGGTGACTTTGAAGATAATCATATTGATTTATTCGGTGATGCTTACGAATTTTTAATTTCCAACTATGCCGCTAATGCTGGTAAATCAGGTGGCGAATTCTTTACACCACAATGCGTTTCCAAGCTAATTGCTCGACTGGCTTTATATGGACAAGACAAGGTCAATAAAATTTATGACCCTGCGGCTGGTTCGGGTTCTTTATTATTGCAAGCCAAAAAACAATTTGATGAACACATCATTGAAGAAGGATTCTTCGGGCAGGAAATTAATCACACCACTTACAACCTCGCTCGTATGAATATGTTTTTGCATAACATCAACTACGACAAGTTTGATATCGCCCTTGGCAACACCTTAATGAATCCGCAATTTGGCGATGATAAACCTTTCGATGCTATCGTTTCTAACCCGCCTTACTCCGTGAAATGGATTGGCTCGGATGATCCAACACTGATTAACGATGAACGCTTTGCACCTGCCGGTGTGCTTGCACCGAAATCGAAAGCAGACTTTGCCTTTATTTTGCATGCATTAAGTTATCTTTCGGCAAAAGGTCGTGCGGCGATTGTTTCCTTTCCTGGCATTTTTTATCGCGGCGGTGTGGAACAAAAAATTCGTCAATATTTGGTGGAAAACAATTTTGTAGAAACCGTGATTGCCCTTGCACCTAATCTATTTTACGGCACCAGTATTGCCGTGAATATTTTGGTTTTGTCCAAGCACAAACCCAATACCCAAACTCAATTTATCGATGCCAGCGATTTATTTAAATCCGCCACCAATAACAACCTTTTAGAAGAGGAACATATTGAGCAAATTCTAAAACTGTTTGCCGATAAAGAAGATGTACCGCATTTGGCAAAATTAGTTCCCATTGAAGAAATCGCCAAAAATGAATACAACCTTGCAGTGAGTTCGTATGTGGAACAAAAAGACACTCGCGAAGTGATTAATATTGATGAACTCAATGCGGAAATTCGTAAAACTGTAGCTAATATTGACCGCTTGCGTGCCGAGATTGACAAAATTGTGGCGGAGATTGAGGAGTAA
- a CDS encoding restriction endonuclease subunit S yields MKNNRTFLEKLLDGAEVEWKPLSLVSEMQRGKTITAKSTNEGKIPVISGGQKPAYYHSESNRDGKTITVAGSGAYAGYIMYWEEPIFVSDAFSIKTDESLLQIKYVYHFLLQNQQKIYAMKKGSGVPHVYPKDIGTLTIPIPPLPVQTEIVRILDALTALTSELTSELTSELTLRRKQYEYYREKLLSEEELEKVGFEWKTLDQISENLDSKRKPITSGLRTSGKIPYYGASGIVDYVKDYIFDGDFLLISEDGANLLARNTPIAFSASGKIWVNNHAHILKFETYEERRFIEFYLNKIDLTPYISGAAQPKLNKKNLNSIKFPIPSIPEQQRIVSILDKFETLTNSITEGLPLAIEQSHKRYEYYRELLLNFQGRE; encoded by the coding sequence ATGAAAAACAACCGCACTTTTTTAGAAAAATTATTGGATGGGGCTGAGGTTGAGTGGAAGCCACTGTCTTTAGTCTCAGAAATGCAACGCGGAAAAACAATAACTGCAAAATCTACAAATGAGGGAAAAATTCCTGTCATTAGTGGAGGGCAAAAACCAGCTTATTATCATAGCGAATCAAACCGTGACGGTAAGACTATTACGGTTGCTGGTAGCGGAGCTTATGCTGGCTATATAATGTACTGGGAAGAACCTATTTTTGTTAGTGATGCCTTTTCAATTAAAACAGATGAATCTTTATTACAAATAAAATACGTTTACCATTTTTTATTGCAAAATCAGCAAAAAATTTATGCAATGAAGAAAGGTTCTGGTGTTCCCCACGTTTATCCTAAAGATATCGGAACACTAACCATCCCCATCCCCCCACTCCCCGTCCAAACCGAAATCGTTCGAATTTTGGACGCATTGACAGCGCTTACCAGCGAGCTTACCAGCGAGCTTACCAGCGAGCTTACACTACGCCGGAAGCAGTATGAATACTATCGGGAAAAATTGTTAAGTGAAGAAGAACTTGAAAAGGTTGGGTTTGAGTGGAAAACTCTAGATCAAATTTCAGAGAATCTAGATTCTAAACGAAAACCGATTACAAGTGGCTTACGTACTTCAGGTAAAATTCCTTATTATGGTGCTTCAGGTATCGTTGATTATGTAAAAGATTATATATTTGATGGAGATTTTTTACTTATTTCTGAAGATGGAGCAAATTTATTAGCTAGAAATACACCTATTGCCTTTAGTGCTTCAGGAAAAATATGGGTAAATAATCATGCTCATATTTTAAAATTTGAAACGTATGAAGAACGTCGATTTATTGAATTCTATTTAAATAAAATAGATTTAACCCCTTATATTTCAGGTGCTGCGCAACCTAAATTAAATAAAAAAAATTTAAATAGTATTAAATTCCCGATTCCTAGCATTCCAGAACAACAACGCATCGTTTCAATCCTTGATAAATTTGAAACCCTCACAAACTCCATCACCGAAGGCTTACCTTTGGCGATTGAACAAAGCCACAAACGGTATGAATATTACAGAGAATTATTATTGAATTTCCAAGGCAGAGAATAA
- a CDS encoding AAA family ATPase translates to MTKSLDEIAKQLRDSDKKVNLIYAFNGSGKTRLSKVFKNLIAPKENHDNEEDLTRRKILYFNAFTEDLFYWDNDLLNDTEPKLKIQPNSFIRWLIRDQGDEGKVIGKFHHYCDEKLMPKFDIENNQITFSFARGDDTPEENIKLSKGEESNFIWSIFHTLIEQVVAELNISEPSERTTNEFDELKYIFIDDPVSSLDENHLIQLAVDLAELVKDSPDTIKFIITTHNPLFYNILYNETSKLKNNKRGTFRLEKTEDNTHNLYHQNNDSPFTYQVHLFHKLEDIFKKEIQPEEFLKEFFLDIENDFKYKKENFLSTSEYDIWLLSDKNPTYYIRDILNDDINKEISKLLIQKIEKEKEKEEEKEEEKEEEKEEEKEENKEFKLSKNVRETLSINVVDLLNKKEILNDNIVNILNGGKINDKELSIFYQQVNDKIKEDTFFIKKFYVSDHEFKISFFKEKNIEDCQVEKYHFNLIRNILEKLATFLGYRDMKNVLPQDSSGPDPYMNRIVNLSSHSKHSGEETVYISSNDKRVLKNLVEEHIYKKYHFRSNFIKLGKI, encoded by the coding sequence ATGACTAAAAGTTTAGACGAAATTGCAAAACAATTAAGAGATTCTGATAAAAAGGTTAATCTAATTTACGCCTTTAATGGAAGTGGAAAAACCCGTTTATCAAAAGTATTTAAGAATCTTATTGCACCTAAAGAAAATCACGACAATGAAGAAGATCTAACACGAAGAAAAATACTTTATTTCAATGCATTTACCGAAGATTTATTCTATTGGGATAATGATCTACTTAATGACACAGAACCAAAATTAAAGATTCAACCAAATTCTTTTATTCGCTGGTTGATTAGAGATCAAGGGGATGAAGGTAAAGTAATTGGAAAATTTCATCATTATTGTGATGAAAAACTTATGCCTAAATTTGATATAGAAAATAATCAAATTACATTCAGTTTTGCGCGTGGAGATGATACGCCTGAAGAAAATATAAAACTATCGAAGGGGGAAGAAAGTAATTTTATTTGGAGTATTTTTCATACGTTAATTGAACAAGTTGTTGCAGAATTAAATATCTCAGAGCCTAGTGAACGCACTACTAATGAATTTGATGAACTTAAATATATCTTTATTGATGATCCAGTAAGTTCATTGGATGAAAATCATCTTATTCAATTAGCTGTTGATTTAGCAGAATTAGTCAAAGATAGTCCTGATACTATAAAATTTATTATCACCACACACAATCCTTTATTTTATAATATTCTATATAACGAGACTAGTAAATTAAAAAATAATAAACGTGGAACATTTAGACTTGAGAAAACAGAAGATAATACTCATAATTTATACCATCAAAACAATGACTCCCCTTTCACTTATCAGGTTCATCTATTTCATAAACTTGAGGATATTTTTAAGAAAGAAATTCAACCAGAAGAATTTTTAAAAGAATTTTTTCTTGATATAGAAAATGATTTTAAATATAAAAAAGAAAATTTTTTAAGCACTTCAGAATATGACATATGGCTATTATCAGATAAAAATCCAACGTATTATATTAGAGATATTCTAAATGACGATATAAACAAAGAAATATCTAAGTTATTAATCCAAAAAATAGAAAAAGAAAAAGAAAAAGAAGAAGAAAAAGAAGAAGAAAAAGAAGAAGAAAAAGAAGAAGAAAAAGAAGAAAACAAAGAATTCAAGCTAAGCAAAAATGTAAGAGAAACATTAAGCATTAATGTGGTAGACTTATTAAATAAAAAAGAAATATTGAATGATAACATAGTAAATATATTAAATGGCGGAAAAATAAATGATAAAGAACTATCTATTTTTTACCAACAAGTCAATGATAAAATAAAAGAAGATACATTCTTTATAAAAAAATTTTATGTTTCAGATCATGAGTTTAAAATTTCATTCTTTAAAGAAAAAAACATTGAAGATTGTCAAGTAGAAAAGTATCATTTTAACCTGATTAGAAATATACTCGAGAAGCTTGCTACATTTCTTGGCTATAGAGATATGAAAAATGTGTTACCTCAAGATAGTAGTGGCCCAGATCCATATATGAATAGAATAGTTAACTTATCAAGCCATTCAAAGCATTCAGGTGAGGAGACTGTATATATTTCATCTAATGATAAGCGCGTTCTTAAAAATTTAGTAGAAGAACATATATATAAAAAATATCACTTTAGAAGTAATTTCATTAAACTTGGTAAAATTTAA
- a CDS encoding type I restriction endonuclease subunit R, giving the protein MNDYSTIAESNHFIVLDQYNKLVEEPNAGYQTEGSLEREFIRDLQAQGYEYLQELNGHDALVKNLRAQLQRLNNVVFSDAEWRRFLEEYLDKPSDNLIEKTRKIHNNYIYDFVFDNGRIQNIYLLDKQNLARNTVQVINQFEQKGTAENRYDVTILVNGLPLIQVELKKRGVSIREAFNQIHRYSKESFNKENSLFKYLQIFVISNGTDTRYFANTTKRNKNSFDFTMNWATKDNIAIKDLKDFTATFFQQHTLLSILIKFCVFDTSDTLLIMRPYQIAATERILWKIQSSYLSKNWSNRESGGYIWHTTGSGKTLTSFKASRLATELNFIDKVFFVVDRKDLDYQTMKEYQRFSPDSVNGSESTAGLKRNIEKDDNKIIVTTIQKLNNLMKSEENLPIYQKQVVFIFDEAHRSQFGEAQKNLKRKFKKFYQFGFTGTPIFPENALGAETTASVFGTELHSYVITDAIRDDKVLKFKVDYNDVRPQFKALEIEKDPEKLTALEQKQAFLHPERIKEISQYLLNNFKQKTHRLNATGKGFNAMFAVSSVEAAKRYYETLQNLQSEQEKPLRIATIFSFAANEEQDAIGDIPDETFEPTALNSTAKEFLMKAIDDYNHYFGTSYGVDSQSFQNYYRDLAKRVKNQEVDLLIVVGMFLTGFDAPTLNTLFVDKNLRYHGLMQAFSRTNRIYDTTKTFGNIVTFRDLEQNTVDAITLFGDKNTKNVVLEKSYDSYFNGDDNQRGYLEVVQELQNRFPNPTEIETEQDKKEFVKLFGEYLHIENILQNYDEFSALQALQAVDLNDPIAMEKFKQVHYVNDEQIAEMLKVPTLPVRAEQDYRSTYNDIRDWLRQRKEGNDKDNSPINWDDVVFEVDLLKSQEINLDYILALIFEHHKKNQDKEVLIDEIRRTVRSSLGNRAKESLIVDFINQTNLNDIPDKASLIDAFFLFAQNEQQKEAKTLIQEENLNVDAAKRYISTSLKREYASENGTALNEVLPKMSPLNPQYLTKKQTIFQKIAAFVEKFKGVGGKI; this is encoded by the coding sequence ATGAATGACTATTCCACAATCGCCGAATCCAATCATTTTATCGTTTTAGATCAATATAATAAATTAGTGGAAGAGCCTAACGCTGGTTACCAAACGGAAGGGAGTCTTGAGCGTGAGTTTATTCGTGATTTACAGGCGCAAGGCTATGAGTATTTACAAGAACTCAATGGTCATGATGCGTTGGTTAAAAACTTACGGGCGCAATTACAGCGCTTGAACAATGTAGTTTTCTCTGATGCAGAATGGCGACGTTTTTTAGAAGAATATTTGGATAAACCAAGTGATAACTTGATTGAGAAAACCCGTAAAATTCACAACAATTATATTTATGATTTTGTGTTTGATAACGGTCGCATTCAGAATATTTATTTGTTAGATAAACAAAATCTCGCTCGTAATACTGTGCAAGTAATTAATCAATTTGAGCAAAAAGGCACAGCAGAGAATCGCTATGATGTGACAATCTTAGTCAATGGCTTACCGTTAATTCAAGTGGAATTAAAAAAACGTGGCGTATCAATTCGTGAAGCCTTTAACCAAATTCATCGTTACAGTAAAGAAAGTTTTAATAAAGAAAATTCGCTTTTCAAATATCTACAAATTTTTGTGATTTCCAACGGTACTGATACCCGCTATTTTGCTAACACAACTAAACGCAATAAAAATAGCTTTGATTTCACAATGAACTGGGCGACCAAAGATAATATTGCGATTAAAGATCTGAAAGATTTCACAGCAACTTTTTTCCAACAACATACTCTACTCAGTATTTTAATTAAATTCTGCGTATTTGATACATCTGACACCTTGCTGATTATGCGACCTTATCAAATTGCCGCAACAGAACGCATTTTGTGGAAAATTCAAAGTTCTTATTTATCAAAAAATTGGAGTAATCGTGAAAGTGGTGGCTATATTTGGCACACCACAGGTTCAGGTAAAACTCTCACCAGTTTTAAAGCCTCTCGCCTTGCGACTGAACTTAATTTTATTGATAAAGTCTTTTTTGTGGTCGATCGTAAAGATTTAGATTATCAAACAATGAAAGAATATCAGCGTTTTTCACCTGATAGCGTGAATGGTTCGGAAAGTACCGCAGGGCTTAAACGCAATATTGAAAAAGATGATAACAAAATTATCGTAACCACCATTCAAAAGTTGAATAATTTGATGAAATCGGAAGAGAATTTGCCGATTTATCAAAAACAAGTCGTATTTATTTTTGATGAAGCACATCGCTCCCAATTTGGTGAAGCACAAAAAAATCTAAAACGTAAATTCAAAAAATTCTATCAATTTGGTTTTACAGGCACACCTATTTTCCCTGAAAACGCATTAGGTGCGGAAACGACAGCCAGTGTGTTCGGTACTGAATTGCATTCTTATGTGATAACCGATGCTATTCGTGATGACAAGGTACTGAAATTCAAGGTCGATTACAACGATGTCCGCCCACAATTTAAAGCCTTAGAAATAGAAAAAGATCCTGAAAAATTAACCGCACTTGAGCAGAAACAAGCCTTTTTACACCCTGAGCGTATTAAAGAAATCTCGCAATATTTGCTTAACAATTTTAAACAGAAAACCCACCGCTTGAACGCCACAGGTAAAGGCTTTAATGCAATGTTTGCGGTAAGCAGTGTGGAAGCGGCAAAACGTTATTACGAAACTTTGCAAAATCTACAGTCTGAACAAGAAAAACCGTTAAGAATTGCCACCATTTTCTCTTTTGCGGCAAATGAAGAACAAGATGCGATTGGCGATATTCCAGATGAGACCTTTGAACCCACTGCTCTAAACAGTACGGCAAAAGAATTTTTAATGAAAGCCATTGATGATTACAATCACTACTTTGGCACGAGTTATGGTGTAGATAGTCAATCATTCCAAAATTACTATCGTGATCTTGCCAAACGTGTGAAAAATCAGGAAGTGGATTTACTAATTGTGGTCGGAATGTTCTTAACAGGCTTTGATGCCCCTACGTTGAATACACTTTTCGTGGACAAAAACTTGCGTTATCACGGATTAATGCAGGCTTTTTCTCGCACCAACCGCATTTATGACACAACTAAAACCTTTGGGAATATCGTCACTTTCCGCGATTTAGAGCAAAATACCGTTGATGCAATCACACTATTTGGCGATAAAAATACGAAGAATGTCGTACTAGAGAAAAGTTATGACAGCTATTTTAACGGTGATGACAATCAACGTGGTTATTTAGAGGTTGTTCAAGAGCTGCAAAATCGCTTTCCTAATCCAACAGAAATCGAAACAGAGCAAGATAAAAAAGAGTTTGTAAAATTATTTGGCGAATATTTACATATTGAAAATATTTTGCAAAATTACGATGAATTTTCAGCATTGCAAGCCTTACAAGCGGTCGATTTAAATGATCCGATTGCAATGGAGAAATTCAAGCAAGTACATTATGTGAATGATGAACAAATTGCAGAAATGCTGAAAGTACCCACTTTACCAGTAAGAGCGGAGCAAGATTATCGTTCAACTTATAATGATATTCGCGATTGGCTACGCCAAAGAAAAGAGGGGAATGATAAAGATAATTCGCCGATAAATTGGGATGATGTCGTGTTTGAAGTGGATTTATTAAAATCTCAAGAAATCAATTTGGATTATATTCTTGCGTTAATTTTCGAACATCATAAGAAAAACCAAGACAAAGAGGTGTTAATTGATGAAATCCGCCGCACAGTTCGTTCAAGTTTAGGTAACCGTGCTAAAGAGAGCTTGATTGTCGATTTTATCAACCAAACAAATTTAAATGATATTCCCGATAAAGCAAGCTTGATTGATGCCTTTTTCCTTTTTGCCCAGAACGAGCAACAAAAAGAAGCAAAAACCTTAATTCAAGAAGAAAATTTGAATGTCGATGCAGCAAAACGCTATATCAGCACTTCATTAAAACGAGAATATGCCAGTGAAAACGGCACGGCACTTAATGAAGTATTGCCAAAAATGAGTCCACTTAATCCACAATATCTCACTAAAAAACAGACGATTTTCCAAAAAATTGCTGCATTTGTAGAGAAATTTAAAGGGGTTGGGGGAAAGATTTAA